In Panicum virgatum strain AP13 chromosome 5K, P.virgatum_v5, whole genome shotgun sequence, the genomic window cgcaccgcacctgcGCGTCACGTCTCAGCACCGCACGTCGCCTCGCCCACGGCctcggcccggcgaggcgagcgagcgcccacgcgcgtgtggttcaccgacctTCTCTTACcagcttcacaagtggtgtacatgaAGTCCACCCTTTAAGTCCATTGAGATCCTCCACAAATCCCGGTACataattaagcaattgattccctagcatttaatagtgggctttaaattcttttattgtattgattagaataaatAGCCCAAACCCATAATTCCAACACATAAACACTGTGTTCGGCGGTTGAGGAGCGGGCTGCTCTTgtcggcggcagcagcagccagcagcagcaagcagccCATAGCAGCCCACCGAACGGCAGCCAAGCAGCCCGCcgaacggcagcagcagccagcaactGCCGGAAGCAGCCCGCTCCTCAACCGCCGAACACGGTGAAAACGAACCCATGTGCACACACCTGTTGCGCACAGCTAAACTCCAATTGTGTTTTGTCTTCTCTGTCACCTAATTGTTGTTAAACTGAAAAGGAAGCATATGAAGAAACCTTTTCTGAACTTCTGCTTTGTAACTGTTCcaaaaaattaattttgtttttggTCTGGATAAGTTAACTATACTAAGAGAGAGGGTCCGACCATGTGAAATTCGCACCGCACCTGCTTTATTATCGTTTCCTTTGAGAGACCTCAGTGTCAGTGTCAGTGCTCAGCTCCCTTGTTCAAACAAGAGAGCTCCTTGTTCGTTCATACCGGCATCAAATTTGTACTAGTAGTAGTGAACTATAGTAATACTTCCTTACCAAGAATTTGCCCTTGATGCATTTATACGAACTGGAATCCTGCCTTTATCTGAAATAGGAAGAGGTGCGTCAACTAGGGTATTCAGGGAGAAGCAACGCCCAACAAGCCCTGACTAAATATGTTAAATCCCAAAACAGTCAGGGGCCAAAGTTGAAAAGAGGGCAGTCTTTTTTCCAACCCAACCATCAACCACGGCAAACGCAATCCTGATTTTACAGTCGACCGTGAGTTTCCAAACTCACGGTCGACTCAACCCCCGCTTCCTTCCCACTCTATGCCCTTCCCCGCctccttttctccttcctctccccactCCTTTTCTCCGGCGAGGTGCCCATGGCCGCGGAGCCCGGGAGGAGGTGCCCATGGCCGCGGATATCTTACCTCCCTCCGGCGGAACAGCGAGACCGAGCGGGGCcgcggagcggcgcgcggcggggaggcggatccgcggcgggggatctgcagctgcagagcggtgcagcggcgcgcggcgggccggcgacggcggatcCGCGGCGGCGAAGCGGTGCAGTGACGCGCGGCGGCGAAGCGGGGGAGAGGcgcgcggcgtggaggcggcggatgATCCGCGCCGCTCCGGTGGCGCGCGGTGGATCCGTCGTAGCCATCGGTAgggtttttttctctttttttttgatacaAATTTTTTTACCTGAGCTTTTTATTTTTGTGTGTAAATTTTTTATCTTCAATTCTTCAATTTATTTCgtaattttttcttttcaaattttctcccGTTATTTTTTCCCATCtttttttccaaattttttcttgaaaatttttcaacctttcctaatttttttttcaaaaaaattctttgtccaaatatttcttttttgagatttttttgtcagaaaacaacaaaaaatactaaaaatgaaaaaaaaactaacggTCCGAAGATCGACCGTAGGGAGGGTCTCCctacggttgaccgtaaactAGTGTAGCCCCACGGCAAAGCCGTAACACGCTGACAGTGCACGATATACGAGGCTGTTCGGTTGATTTGAAAGTCGGCTGATTTCGACTGATTTAATAGTATCATGTAAGATAAAATAAACCAAAACAAGCCAAAATAAACTCTCCCTCTACCTAGAAGAGACGACTGGAATTCATTCCCACTCGGGCAGGGTGGTGACCTTGCAGCCAGGAGAGATTTCTGCAAAGGTACAGAGTCACATGCGTTGGATTTCGGGGGGTccagagagagaggaaaagggCGAAAGAAGCGAAAGGAGAGAGGTCCTTCTCGTCTTGTTCGCTTGCTCTCACTGTTCTTGCGGTTACCTCCGCTTCCCATTCAATGCTACCGCGTTACTGCTGGATCTGACAGATTCTGGATTACCACCGCGTCCGCCTCCGCCTAGAAGCTAATCTTGGTCCCTACTTCTTCAAGATTCTGTTTTCTCTCGAAATTCCAGTCTTGATTCGCTACGTCCTCTTCTCCGCATCCGTGAGAAAGGTGGGATCTTGGCTCAGTTTCTGGAGGATTTGAATTCTTTTTGTGCGTCTACTTTTGGTGCTGAAGAGAGGCTGCCTCTGTTTGTTAATGCAGTGCTGTGCGCGTGCTGATTTGAACGAGAAGCTTTTTCTTCTGGTGGTCGAGGTGAGATTTCACCTCCTCCGCGGTCTTGCAGCGccaggagagagaaggaagggagcAGAGGATAAAGGAAAGAAGCGGAATTTCGCTGGGTTCCTCCGCGAATCCGCGAGATTTTCTCGCGGGGGAGGCTCGATTCCCCTTGAATTGCGGCTTGTGTTATGATTCTCGCCTCCATTTCCACTAAGAAGTTTGTAGTATCTCAGCTGTGACGGCACTGTAGTGCTCCAGCCTGCTGGGCTCCAATggcgtcctcgccgtcgccctcccCGGGCACCATCAGGGCCACCTTGCCGCCGTCCAAAGCAACCCCATCGCCGGCAACCACCACACCCACGCCGGCCTCTCCGGCTCCGGTGACACAGCCCAATGCTACCCCGGCCGAtcctccctcctcgccagcTGCGCCGCCTCCCCTTCCCCCCGCATCCACGCCACCCCCGCAGCTCACTCCACCGCCCTCcttgccaccgccgcctcctgacGCTGTACCGCCACCGCCGGTAGTTGTTGCCTCTCCGCCACCAGCCCCAGCAGCTGTAGTgccgccaccctcgccgccggttgcAGTGCCCCCACCACCTACACCTGCTGCCCCGCCAAAGGCATCGCCTATACTCCCCCCTGCGGCTgcatcaccaccaccatcaaATTTGCCAGCGCCCAACCCACCGGCTGACCCAACTCCGCCGACGGTAGGGCAGCCGCCTCCACCAAAGCATCGTCAGCCACCAAGAAAACCTGGAACACAGCCGGATCCTCCACCCATGGCTCCACCACCTTCTGGAATTCCTGTCAAGCCTTCTCCGACTAGTCCCTCGCCGGCCTCTGGAGATCCATTGATCCCTACTCCCACCAGCCCCTCGCCTCCAGCGACGACGTCGGTGCCAGCACCAGCAACAGCAGTTGATCCGGTCAGCCCGGTAACCAATGCTGATCGGGGTTCCAACAAATCATCAAGTCCAACCACGCAGAGCAGCAGCTCCTCAGGAAGCAGTGGTGGAATGAGTTCTGGTGCAAAGTCAGGTATTGGTTTCGTCATAGCCATTCTTGTTCTTAGCTTGGTGGGAGCTGCATTTTGGTACAAGAAGAAACGGAGGAGAGTGCATGGTTACCATGCTGGGTTTGTAATGCCTTCACCTGCCTCGACTCCTACACAAGTGCTAGGTAATTTAACCAAGTGCATTTGCAGCAATGGCACACCTAGAAAGTTAAGATTAGTCTTTATACCTGATTGATGAGCTGAACAAGTAAAACTCATTTTTCTCCAGGGTATTCAGCTAAAACAAACTTAAGTGTTGGGAGTCCTGAATCAAAAGATTCAATGCCAGAGTTCAGTATGGGCAACTGTCGGTTCTTCACTTATGAGGAATTGTATCAGATCACAAATGGTTTCTCAGCTCAGAATCTGCTAGGGGAAGGTGGGTTTGGGTCAGTGTACAAGGGCCGCTTAGCTGACGGAAAAGAGGTTGCAGTTAAGAAACTGAAAGAAGGTGGTGGGCAGGGAGAACGTGAGTTCCATGCAGAGGTGGAAATTATCAGTCGCGTGCATCATCAGCATCTAGTCTCTCTAGTAGGGTATTGCATTTCAGATGACCAGAGATTGCTTGTCTACGATTTTGTGCCTAACAACACACTGCACTACCATCTTCATGGTATGTTGCAAGCTTTTGCTTATCATACCGGAGCAGTTTTGCAGTTCCTTTTCTGACCTAATAAATTAAAGTATTAATTATATTGATCTGTCATCATAGGACGCGGCGTGCCAGTTTTGGAGTGGCCAGCTAGGGTTAAGATCGCAGCCGGCTCAGCTCGGGGAATAGCCTATCTTCATGAAGATTGTAATGacattttttattctttttttatatCTCTGTGATAATTTGCACAA contains:
- the LOC120706238 gene encoding proline-rich receptor-like protein kinase PERK9, with translation MASSPSPSPGTIRATLPPSKATPSPATTTPTPASPAPVTQPNATPADPPSSPAAPPPLPPASTPPPQLTPPPSLPPPPPDAVPPPPVVVASPPPAPAAVVPPPSPPVAVPPPPTPAAPPKASPILPPAAASPPPSNLPAPNPPADPTPPTVGQPPPPKHRQPPRKPGTQPDPPPMAPPPSGIPVKPSPTSPSPASGDPLIPTPTSPSPPATTSVPAPATAVDPVSPVTNADRGSNKSSSPTTQSSSSSGSSGGMSSGAKSGIGFVIAILVLSLVGAAFWYKKKRRRVHGYHAGFVMPSPASTPTQVLGYSAKTNLSVGSPESKDSMPEFSMGNCRFFTYEELYQITNGFSAQNLLGEGGFGSVYKGRLADGKEVAVKKLKEGGGQGEREFHAEVEIISRVHHQHLVSLVGYCISDDQRLLVYDFVPNNTLHYHLHGRGVPVLEWPARVKIAAGSARGIAYLHEDCHPRIIHRDIKSSNILLDNNFEAQVADFGLARLALDACTHVTTRVMGTFGYLAPEYASSGKLTERSDVFSFGVVLLELITGRKPVDASKPLGDESLVEWARPLLTQALESGDVGELVDTRLSKNYNEVEMFRMIEAAAACIRHSASRRPKMSQVVRVLDSLADVDLNNGIQPGKSEMFNVANTAEIRLFQRMAFGSQDFTTDFSQSSWDSQSRGPDASGSRPF